One genomic region from Kwoniella dejecticola CBS 10117 chromosome 1, complete sequence encodes:
- a CDS encoding glycine cleavage system T protein, with the protein MIALRPVLRCSRGVTSAGVSRQGVLGLSRGFATSLRVSEEPLKTPLYDFHVQHKAKMVPFAGWSMPLSYGDVGQITAHKHVRASAGLFDVSHMLQHNFTGASAQDFLLSLCPSSLASLKPFTSTLSVLLNDQGGIIDDTIITKHSDEAFYVVTNAGRAKEDKEHISRELEKWNSAHPGQEVKWETLDGYGLVALQGPKSSDVLQGLIADGTDLNAVKFGQSAFVEIRDGDSKVRCHIARGGYTGEDGFEISLPPSNAVSITNALTTHPEVELIGLGARDSLRLEAGMCLYGHDLDESVSPVEAGLSWVIGKDRRAEGSEPSFPGKSRILSELASGPSRRRVGFEITGSPAREGCKVFDSTGSTQLGVITSGIPSPTTGKNIAMGYIANGSHKKGTAVMIEVRKKMREAVVTPMPFVPSKYFK; encoded by the exons ATGATCGCCCTTCGACCCGTCCTGCGATGTTCGCGCGGCGTCACATCCGCTGGAGTGTCTAGACAAGGCGTTCTTGGCTTATCTAGGGGGTTCGCTACTTCCTTACGAGTATCTGAGGAG CCGCTCAAGACTCCTCTATACGATTTTCACGTGCAGCACAAAGCTAAGATGGTTCCCTTCGCTGGATGGAGTATGCCCTTGAGCTACGGCGACGTTGGCCAAA TAACCGCGCATAAGCACGTCCGAGCTTCTGCCGGTCTATTCGACGTCTCCCATATGCTTCAACATAACTTCACGGGTGCCTCCGCACAAGAtttcctcttatctctcTGTCCCTCCTCTCTCGCTTCCCTCAAACCATTCACATCCACCTTGAGCGTCCTATTGAACGATCAGGGCGGTATAATAGACGACACCATAATTACCAAGCACTCCGACGAGGCTTTCTACGTCGTCACTAATGCTGGACGGGCCAAGGAAGATAAAGAACATATAAGCCGAGAACTAGAGAAGTGGAATAGCGCTCATCCCGGACAGGAAGTCAAGTGGGAGACGCTTGATGGATATGGACTCGTAGCTCTCCAAGGACCAAAATCGTCCGATGTCCTCCAAGGCTTGATCGCGGATGGAACGGATTTGAACGCTGTCAAATTTGGACAGAGTGCGTTCGTGGAGATCAGAGATGGGGATAGTAAAGTCAGGTGCCATATTGCCAGAGGAGGATATACAGGTGAAGATGgcttcgag ATCTCTTTACCCCCTTCGAATGCCGTATCAATCACGAACGCCCTGACCACCCACCCGGAGGTCGAATTGATCGGTCTCGGCGCGAGAGACTCCCTGAGGCTCGAAGCTGGTATGTGTCTATACGGACACGATCTAGACGAGAGCGTCAGTCCTGTCGAAGCGGGCTTGAGCTGGGTTATTG GTAAAGATAGACGAGCCGAAGGTTCtgagccttctttccctgGCAAATCACGGATCTTATCTGAATTAGCGAGTGGGCCGTCCAGACGAAGAGTCGGCTTCGAAATTACCGGGTCGCCCGCTAGAGAGGGATGTAAAGTGTTTGATTCGACGGGGTCCACTCAACTCG GCGTAATCACCTCCGGTATCCCGTCGCCTACTACGGGCAAGAACATCGCTATGGGCTATATCGCCAACGGGTCGCACAAGAAGGGCACGGCGGTGATGATTGAAGttcgaaagaagatgagggaggCAGTCGTTACTCCTATGCCATTTGTACCTTCTAAATACTTCAAATAG